The DNA sequence ggggaggggcggggagaaTATCAGCATACAAGTGTCACACCTTGGCCATTTGTCACAATGACCGATCAGCTCTCAACCATAGCAGAAACAGCTGAACAATTTCCCCACTCTGAAATCCAGTACTTCCCCCCTGTACTCAAAACATCTGTCTCCATCACAGGAAGACACATGACTTGGAGGAACCTCCCAATATTTTATGATTAGCCCCAACATCCAAGGAAGCCATTTTGAGGTTGGCTGAACCTGTCATGTGGTCCTGCTCACTCAGTGTTCTCAACATTCTCAGAAGTGCACAAAGACTTAGCAAGGTTGGGGATCTCTGGCCTAAATGATGGCAGATCACTACCCAAATAGTAGCAGCTCTGGGATCCAAGAAGGCTGGGGTACATAAAGACACCTAGCGGATTCAGAGAGAAACATGGGAAACCAAAACAGCTAACCAATTTCATGACCTCtaatcagggctatttttgtaggaaaagcccagcaggaactcatttgtatattaggtcacaccccctgatgtcaccattgtttcacacatggctttttttgcagaaaaagcccagcaggaacttatttgcatattaggccacatgccctgacgccaagccagccggaactgcatttctgctcaaaaaaagccctgactctaatAGTAAAGTTGTGGTGCATGTGCAGAACAAGGCCAAGAACAAAGAAAAGAGAGGCTTCTACATCATGTTGTCTTTGCCAATAGGCAGACATCGTTTTCCTCCCCTACGGTTCTGGCAAACACTGTTTATGCCACAATAATGACTACAAAAAggcattcaggtgggtagccatattagcctgaagcagcagaacaaagtttgagtccggtggcacctttaagaccaacaaagttttattcaaggcataagagCTTTCTTGTGCACACATACTGTACAAAATACATAGGTCCCCCTTTTCAAATACTAGAGGGGCTATCCATTTTCACAGTTCAGCCCCGATATTCTACAGCGGGGTTTCCCATCGCCAGGATCGGAACCCAGGCCCGGGACCCAGACCTCCAACCACCAGTCCGCGGGGAGACTAACACACTGCCTGGgatccccccctttaaacacccgtCAGGTGTTTAAATGCGGGGAAAGGTAACTCACCCGCCTTTGTAGCCCTCCGTGAGGCAGGAAAACGCAAAGGCAGTTCCTGGGCTCCCCCCACCCAATTAAACACCCACGAGGTGTTAAAATGGCGGGGGGGGCGGAGGAGATCGCCTGCCTTTcccgtctccctgccaggcagggagatggcaaagggaaCTCCAAGCTCCCCCCACCTTTTAAACACCCCTGGCAAGGTGtttaaatggtgtgtgtgtggcagatcGTCCCCAGAAGGTGGGGAGGTATCAtttgtctcccggctccacccccaaagtctcctggctccacccccaaattttactgGGCCAAGAAGGAGCagtataaaaataaccgggccaggaaggggaaaagtttgggaaaccctgttctacaGGTTACATAAAACTCTAGTGGAAAATAACATTTTCTGACACAAGTTTCATACAGAACAAGCAATACTTACTTTTTGGCTCCACTGCCATCCCCAGAGCAGTGCAAACTTCGGGATTCCAAAGCTGGATGCTGGCATTCCACACAGACAGTGTGTCCTTCACTGAGATATTTCATCCAGTGAGTATACGAACTGTTCCCATGGAGACAACCTTTTGTGATAGACAGGAGCTGAAATTCAACACAATACCTGCCATAGAGAGGGAGAACTGATCACTCACTCAAACAGCAGACCCAAGGGACAAACTTGTTTCTAGACCGTACCATTTCAGCCTTCATACAGATCCAGTAGCTGAATATCGTTCCATATTTAAACACTCTGGCACATAGAAAAGTAAACATTACAGAGAAGCATTCTAGCAACAATTTCTCCCCAGTGTACTAGTTTTGTATACTTGGCTTTATTCCACTGGAGGCTGCAAAGCAAGGAAGCCCAagtcaaaataaacaaaacatgcaAGAATGCAAATTTAAAATGTAATGGTATATTTGGGGAATCTATTTGTTATGGGTTTAGAACaggagtccccaacttttttgactctgtgggcatctttgaaattctgacacagggtggtgtgaacaactgcaaaatggctgctgcaggaggcggagccaacaaTTAAATGTCAGAGAGCAGAAAGTCTTCAACATTTCAAGCAGACGCTCTGTTTATCAAACTGCCTTTTACAATGAacacattgttttaaaatattttgtctcATACACATGACATCTTCAGACACACAGTAAGATCCTTCTGCTGTGATGGCAACTGCTGTCAGAGTAATCACATCTTGAGTGGacaatcagaagtcctgctgggcaaaaaccccacccccttctaaaaacacttggtggtgCCAGGATAGATGTCagtaggcaccatgttggggattcTGGATTTACAATTCCACATAAAGCTGAACTCTATAAATTCAGATTAGCATTGTTCACTATGGGCCACACAGCACAGTGCATGACCCAAAGGCCTGTGATGAACAGCATTTTTCTACACTGCAATACTTACCCAGCTCTTTCATTTTCCTTAGATGCGGCACGCTTCTTCCTTGCTTTCCCATAGCCTCCTGTGGTTATTAATGCTGGGACTGCTCACAccaaaaggaaagaggaagaacaACTTATGTGACAAGTAACAACATTGCCCCAAGCTTGCAAAACAACAAAATTTGGGGGACTCATGGTCTCTAAAGTCATGTAACTTTCCCTCTGGCAAGAACCCAGAAATAGCTCTCCCCACCATTTTCAGATCCCCAGAGATTATCTCATTCCCTGGGACAGCAACATACcatctccaccaccacctccaccacgCATCTCAGTTTTGCCAGCAAGGAACACATCTTTATCATTCCCCTAACCAGGATGGGGGAGGAGGCTATTTTAATAATATCAGCAGGTCTGGCAGAGAACACATCACCATCAAAAATATACTATTTGAACTCTGCTCCAGCCCACAGATTATATTTTGGTTTCAagaacaggggaaaaaaagaattttttttaaaacaacaacagcaacaatgcACGCACACACGGGAAAGaaaatcatacatatttttggtctaGACTAACAAATCATGGTAATAGATTGCTCGCTCTAGAGATGAACCAGGGGTGAGGAGAGATGGCCTGTGGGCCACATTCACTTGCAGTTTGCTCTGATTACCAAAAACAACACTGGTGTCATTTCGACTGCATTACTCGGTTCTACACCAAAGGGGTACAAAGCAATTGTGAAGGTAAGAGATCCACAATCTGAGCTCCCCGGGATCTTCTCAAGAACAGTTATTGCCCTACAGGGATCTGAGTTTGGATACAGGCAGCACAGGTTTAACTTTTTCACTTCCATGTGGATTCACAAAAAAAGAAACCATTAGAGACACATGTTGCAGGCTATTATAGCCCCCTTCTAAAAAGGGGTATCTGCATTCTTTTCAGTTCAAAGAATTAACAACAGCATGGGGTATGTGGTTTCAACTGGTGAAACTGTGCAAGGTTGGAAGCACTGagctccacccacccccatcctAGGCACAGACCCCCAACCCAAATCATGCATGGTTGCTAATGTGTTTTAAAAGATGTCTGGAGATCTATAATCCAGCTCAACCCTTAAAGATAAAAATCCATTTCAAAAACTATATGTGCAAACAACTTAGTTCAAAAAGAACAAGAGAGATAATATGATGTCAGATTatgcctccaggagggacctggagatctcctggaattacaattgatcttcagataaATTGCTTATCtatctatttaaaacatttattccacttcatggcattatactctacaaaggttctttccctccctaaatccattttcccaggctccaccctcaaatctccaggcattttcacACCCAGAGTTGACAGACCTATGTCTGATATTCCAGGAAAGCCAAGTTGCAGTGCAGGCCTTCAAGGGTGTCTAAGAAACAAGGAAAGAGTCCTGTGTTGCTTAGGCAGGGCATGAGGttgacaacacacacacacctcctttCCATATTTCATGTGACAAATCATTGAGAGAACCCCTACTTTTAGCCAATTTACCAATTCCACATGCTGAGTTAGAAgaagacagcaatgaagatcctgtgaatttagggggaggtatttgtgagtttcctgcattgtgcagggggttggactagatgactctggaggtcccttccaactctatgattctataattctaagaagagattggatttattcccccaccccaccgaaggagtctcagggcggtttacaatctcctttcgcttcctgtcccacaacagacagggactgagagagctctcccagaactgctcttgagcagaacagctgagAGATCTTgtggctgaccaaaggtcacatcagcagatggaggagtggggaatcaaacccagttctcccacactagagtccatgctcttaaacACTACGCCAAACTTATTATAACAGCTAATGAAAACCGAGAGGTCTGTGGCCTAGCCAGTATGGCATAGCAGTCAGAGCACTTGGACTAGAACAGGTAAGTTTATATCCCAGAATAAAGTCAGCAGTGCCAGTCCTTGTCTCTCTGAccaacctacctcactgggttgttgcaaGGAACAGACTGAGGGAGAAGACAACTATTTCTGCCGTCCCTGATATCTGTGGTGGGAGCGGAAGATAAAACATGTAGtttatacctcccccccccacgtttATACGTGGAAACAATACAAATCCTTTCACTTGTAAGATGATCCAAATGGGTGGATGACATCATTACAGTCattctcaatttttaaaaaaatatgttttaGAATGTTCTGTTTTTATTCATTGTAACCGGGGTAGACTCAGCCATGAGTTAGCCAGGGCAGCTGTCCCAATCCCCAGACTGATTAGGGCCTCAAGCACCCAAGGCCCTGCCTGCCAATGATGGAGGTGGAGAGGATTTacattccacccttcactcagatttaccttcccttcctgtccccacaacaggtaccctgtgaggtaggtggggctgagagagctctggcagaaatgctcttgagagaactgtgactgacccaaggtcaccctacagctgcatgtggaggagtggggaatcaaacccagttctccagaataGAATCTGTCgctcttaactactgcaccaaactggacttcactgccacatgGACCTGACTCCTTGACAGCCAGTTCAAAGGCCATCCCTTGGGCCTGGTGGGTATTGGTTGGAGGAGGGACAGTAATTCTGTGGCTTTATTCTGGACTTCTGTCCAGGGCCTCTGAATCACTAAGAGAGGCCCTAAATGTAACCTTAATATGTTTGGGAGCCAAGAAACTTCTTCCCTGCTCAGTGCAGCCTCTGAAATGGTAACCTGTCCCACCACACTCACTGAAGGACTTCTTGCATTCTTGCCCCTGAGGGTTCCAGTATTCCAAGCAGCCAGCCTTCTCCTCCAGAGGGGGACACGCTTCACCACTATTTCTCGGTTCCTGGATGACCCGCCTCCTACGAACCCGGTAGGTCTCCTTGCAAGGTTCTGCACAGCCGCTCCATTCACTCCACTCAGAGACTGCACAGGAGACCACTGTGGAAGGAGAGCAAGAATAAGAAAGATATACtgcagggctggccaacggtagctctccagatgtttttctcctacaactcccatcagtcccagccagcatggccaatggctgcggctgatgggagttgtaggcaaaaaaaatctggagagctaccgttggtcacccctgatataCTGCATTCTGCACATTGCCAACTCACAGCTATATACCCCTGGtttgggggagagaaagggagagggaactgaaatctcaaaaaaaaaatggctgtttaACCCTctcaaaaaaaataaatagaagcagtacctgtacctttaagaaacaaatgctctCTGCTTTGGTCATTGCGGAGGTTGCTAAGCAAACATAATAGTACCACCACCCTTCAAACCTCAGGGCAGCACTCACACAAGCCAAATCCAACCACTGTACCAGAGTGCCTTAAAGCACAGTTCTCAGATCTGGGCAGAGGATGCCAAATGGCTTCAACACTGCAAATCACTCTTTGCAGGGACCTACAGCACAGGGCAGCCAGGTACCAACATTTAAAACATACACTTCCAAGCAATCCCATTAATTCAATAGAGGTTAATTtctagaataaacttcagatttATAGATATGATGAATGAGTCAACTCCTCTAATAAATGCTATGCTTTGATACCTGCCAACTCtatactcctgaggaagccaaAGCACTTGATTTACTACATGCAGAATGTATAATCAAGTATATTTAGTCCTGATCGATCAGAAGCAAGGTCTGTCAAAATTATCAGTCACACCTTTCATTTCCTATAGCTCCTTACCTTTGCTTACCAAAAAAGAAGCTGAAGTCGAAGGAAAATTCAAtcagaaaccaaggtttgaaggGCGGTGGTACAATTATGGTTGCTTAGAACCTCCACAATGGCCAAAGCAGacagcatttgtttcttaaaggtacaagccttttttttaaaagactttcagtttttgttattgttttttgCAAACCAGGGGCATTTTTCAGGTTCGCAGTCAAGATCTGTTTTGTCTGTTCATGGTCCAGTCTCTATATTTAAGTATCTACAGTTTTGGCCACATTGAGAATGGATAAAGTTCACTTCTCTGGAGTACTGGTTTTATATCTTTTTTACTTGCATTTGGGTGGGTGATTTAATTATAATGTTGCATACTTAATGAGTGGTAGTAGATGAAAGGTTATGAACTAGTGACAGAGACAACAGACAATTGAACTAATGTCCCACTTTGAAAGACAAATTCAGTCATTCATTCATACACTGCAACTCCACCAAAGTGCCACAAGAGGGCACAACTTTAGATCATAATTACTTTTGATATATAAATCAACAACGTATGGGgcttaaaaactaacaagagGTTTAGGTTTTGGAAGTGCTAATGAATGCTTGTGCTTTGGGAAGAGGGGAAGCTGGGTTTCTCCCCAAACAGGATGCCTTAAAATCTCTCACATGGCTTCTTTTCCTACTAATTAATTGTCTTTTCCTACTAATATATTATGTATTAATTACAGAGCACCTGTCTCCTGGAGGATTTTATGGGGATGTGCCAAGTGAAGCCAATTAAAGCTGGAACagtaattttctttttcctgtcCCAGCAGAATTCTATCAGGCAAATAATTCAAAAAGCAGAGGATCTCAGTTCTTTAAAGCAAGTCTTTAGGCCTCTTGGCTGTGAACCTCAAAAGTACACAGACAAAGTCTGGGTGACATTTCAGAACTAAGAGCCAATGATATGGGTTTATTTTCACAATGTGGTGAAGGTGCTTTAATATCCAAAACCAAGCAGAACATCCCTGGAGAGAAGCCACTTGCTTGGCAGTAGAGGAAGAGCAGTAGAGGAAGCCTTACAGGGGTGCTGGAGGAATTT is a window from the Heteronotia binoei isolate CCM8104 ecotype False Entrance Well chromosome 2, APGP_CSIRO_Hbin_v1, whole genome shotgun sequence genome containing:
- the LOC132566109 gene encoding somatomedin-B and thrombospondin type-1 domain-containing protein-like, coding for MPGARPCWALAVSLWLLAAPPGAESGCAQLGHCCPGRSLACVSSGWRPDGSHGPCYCDQACPYTLDCCHDYRQVCPVVSCAVSEWSEWSGCAEPCKETYRVRRRRVIQEPRNSGEACPPLEEKAGCLEYWNPQGQECKKSFIPALITTGGYGKARKKRAASKENERAGYCVEFQLLSITKGCLHGNSSYTHWMKYLSEGHTVCVECQHPALESRSLHCSGDGSGAKKNQQLHWQAVGNPRCRGTWERVRQLDTCSCPSVHSFLFI